The nucleotide window CTACGACCAGATCGTCGCCGACCAGGAGCTGCATCGCATCCTCGAGGTGGAGCTCCAAGAGGCGAAGGAGAACGCCGAGGCCGCCAACCGCTCGAAGAGCATCTTCTTGGCCACCATGAGCCACGAGATTCGGACGCCCATGCACGGCGTGCTGGGCATGCTGGAGCTGCTGGGGCTCACGCGCTTGGACACGTCGCAGGCCGCGATGTTGGACGTGGTGCGCGAGTCTGGCGCCACGCTCCACCGCATCATCGACGACATCCTCGACTTCTCGAAGATGGAGGCCGGCAAGCTGGCCGTGCTGCCCGAGCCCGCCAGCGTTGCCGCGGCGGTCGACGCCGTCATTGGCATCTACTCCGGGAACGCGCGCAGCCAGGGCGTCGCGCTGCGCTGCTGCGTGGACCCCAACATCCGCCCGGCGCACTTGGTGGACCCCACGCGCCTGCGGCAGATCCTCAACAACTTGGTGAGCAACGCCCTCAAATTCACGTCGAGCGGGTCCATCGAGCTCCGTGCGGAGAGCATCGGCCAAGGAGACGACGTGGAGCGCGTGCGCTTCTCCGTGAGCGACACCGGCATCGGCATCTCGACCGAAGACCAGGCCCGCTTGTTCCAGCCGTTCGTCCAGGCCGCCAGTCAGACCGCCACGCGCTTCGGCGGAACGGGCCTCGGGCTCACCATCTGTCAGACGCTGGCCGGCATGATGGGCAGCTCCATCGACATGGTGAGCGAGCTGGGCGTGGGCACCACCATGAGCCTCGAGCTGACGCTGCCCTTCGCGGACGAAGGCGCCATCGCCGCACCCAAGTCCACGACCCATGCCTCGCAGGCAAACCGCGTCTCGGATCGGCCGCGTGCGGCGCCGGATCTCTCGCAGGCCGAGCGGGATGGCACCCTGATCCTGGTCGCCGACGACCACCCCATCAACCGTCAGCTGCTCATCCGTCAGGTGAACACGCTGGGCTACGCGGCCGAGAGCGTGGCCACCGGGGCCGAGGCGCTCGCCGGTTGGGAGACCGGGCGATACGGGCTGATCATCACCGACTGCAACATGCCGGAGATGAGCGGCTATGACCTGACGCGCAGCGTTCGCGCGCAGGAGGCCGCCCTCGGCAAGGCGCGCACGCCCATCGTGGCCTGCACGGCGAACGCGCTCGGCGACGCCGAGGCCATCTGCCTCGCCGCGGGCATGGACTCCTATCTCGCGAAGCCCATTGATCTCGAGGGGCTGTCGGTGGTGCTGGCGCAGTGGCTGCCCCTCACCCAGCCAGACGTCCCCATCGACCCCAGCGTGCTGGCCGAGATCACGGGCGGCAACTGCGAACTCTCGCGCGGCCTGCTCGCTGAGCTCCAACGCGCGAACGCCGAGGACGCGGCGGTGTTGCTGGAGGCCGTGGGCGCGGGGGACGTGGCTCGCGTTGCGTCGGCGTCCCACCGCATGCTGGGTGCCAGCCGCATGGTGGGCGCCAACTCCTTTGCGCGCGTCTGCGAACAGCTCGAGCGGGCTGGGCGAGCTGCGGACTGGAGCACGATCGAGGTGACCCTCGGGACGTTCCACCGTGAGATCGAGCGCCTCGACTCCTACTGTACGGAGGCCTCGTGCTGCTCCGCGACGTGAGCGTGCTGGCCGTGGAGGACCATGCGTTCCAGCGCAGCGTGCTGCTGGCCATGCTGAACGCGCTTGGCGCGAAGCATGTCTCCATGGCGGTCGATGGAGCATCCGCGCTAGAGCACCTCGCCCGGTCCACCGTGGAGCCCGACATCATCATCAGTGACCTCGACATGCCCGGCATGGACGGAATGGAGTTCGTGCGTCACCTCGGAGCGTCGAAGCGGCGGGTGCCCGTCATCCTCGCGAGCGCGGTAGAGACCTCGCTCCTGGCTTCGGTCGAGACCATGACGCGCGCCTATGGCGTGAACATCATCGGCGTCATCGAGAAGCCCATCACCCCCGCCAAGCTGGCGGACGTGCTGAAGCGGCACGCAGCCAACATGGCGTCGCGC belongs to Sandaracinaceae bacterium and includes:
- a CDS encoding response regulator, encoding MISNTDFHGAKILIAHHLETNVRLLDRLLRRDGYSSVMSTRNPYEICALHAEHQYDLILLDLMMPGLDGFAVLAALGALPAGSDVPVLVITTQPDQMLRALRAGAKDFVSMPFDLVEVLTRVHNMLEVRLQYMETKRLYDQIVADQELHRILEVELQEAKENAEAANRSKSIFLATMSHEIRTPMHGVLGMLELLGLTRLDTSQAAMLDVVRESGATLHRIIDDILDFSKMEAGKLAVLPEPASVAAAVDAVIGIYSGNARSQGVALRCCVDPNIRPAHLVDPTRLRQILNNLVSNALKFTSSGSIELRAESIGQGDDVERVRFSVSDTGIGISTEDQARLFQPFVQAASQTATRFGGTGLGLTICQTLAGMMGSSIDMVSELGVGTTMSLELTLPFADEGAIAAPKSTTHASQANRVSDRPRAAPDLSQAERDGTLILVADDHPINRQLLIRQVNTLGYAAESVATGAEALAGWETGRYGLIITDCNMPEMSGYDLTRSVRAQEAALGKARTPIVACTANALGDAEAICLAAGMDSYLAKPIDLEGLSVVLAQWLPLTQPDVPIDPSVLAEITGGNCELSRGLLAELQRANAEDAAVLLEAVGAGDVARVASASHRMLGASRMVGANSFARVCEQLERAGRAADWSTIEVTLGTFHREIERLDSYCTEASCCSAT